Proteins encoded together in one Columba livia isolate bColLiv1 breed racing homer chromosome 3, bColLiv1.pat.W.v2, whole genome shotgun sequence window:
- the LOC102092294 gene encoding glutathione S-transferase: protein MAAKPKLHYVSERGRMEPIRWLLAAAGIEFDECFMKTKDDLLKLRKDGFLLFQQVPMVEIDGMKMVQTRAILNYIAAKYNLYGKDLKERALIDMYVEGLFDLNELIMTSDYQPADKKEQQLATALDKATNRYFPVFEKVLKDHGQDFLVGNRFSRADVQLLEVLLMAEECKPDILAQFPLLQSFKARISNIPTIKKFLQPGSQRKSPPRQEDVPKIIKIFY, encoded by the exons ATGGCTGCGAAACCCAAGCTGCACTATGTCAGTGAACGAGGCCGAATGGAACCAATACGGTGGTTATTGGCAGCAGCCGGGATTGAg TTTGACGAGTGttttatgaaaacaaaggaTGACCTGCTGAAGTTAAGAAAGG ATGGATTCCTGCTGTTTCAGCAAGTGCCCATGGTGGAGATCGATGGGATGAAGATGGTGCAGACCAGAGCCATCCTCAACTACATAGCAGCAAAGTACAACCTCTACGGGAAGGACCTGAAGGAGAGAGCCCT AATTGATATGTACGTGGAAGGATTATTTGATCTGAATGAGTTAATCATGACCTCTGATTACCAACCAGCGGATAAAAAGGAGCAACAATTAGCTACTGCTTTGGACAAGGCCACAAACAGATACTTCCCAGTCTTTGAGAAG GTTTTGAAAGACCATGGACAAGACTTTCTTGTTGGCAACCGGTTTAGCAGGGCAGATGTGCAACTACTTGAAGTCCTTTTAATGGCAGAAGAATGCAAGCCTGATATCCTTGCCCAGTTTCCTCTCTTGCAG agTTTTAAAGCAAGAATAAGCAATATCCCCACAATAAAGAAATTCCTGCAGCCTGGCAGCCAGAGGAAGTCACCACCACGACAAGAAGATGTACCGAAAATCATTAAAATTTTCTACTGA
- the LOC102092116 gene encoding glutathione S-transferase 3 isoform X2: protein MSGKPRLTYFNGRGRMEAIRWLLAAAGVEFEEIFLETKEQYEKLIKDGVLMFQQVPLVEIDGMKMVQTRAILSYIAGKYNLYGNDLKERALIDMYVEGITDLMQTILMFPFSPPEAKEKNLDSIKEKATNRYFPVFEKVLKEHGQDFLVGNKFSWADVQLIEAILAVEEKIPAVLSGFPQLQECGLFKELPLSICLFGIKDKRE, encoded by the exons ATGTCGGGGAAGCCCAGGCTTACCTACTTTAATGGAAGGGGGCGGATGGAGGCCATCCGATGGCTGTTGGCTGCAGCCGGCGTGGAG tttgaagaaatttttttggaaacaaaagagCAGTACGAAAAGCTAATCAAAG ATGGAGTCCTGATGTTTCAGCAAGTGCCCCTGGTTGAGATTGATGGGATGAAGATGGTGCAGACCAGAGCCATCCTCAGCTACATAGCAGGGAAATACAACCTCTATGGGAACGACTTGAAGGAGAGAGCCCT TATTGACATGTATGTAGAAGGAATAACAGATCTGATGCAAACGATTTTgatgtttcctttctctccacctgaggcaaaggagaaaaatcttgACTCAATTAAGGAGAAGGCAACTAACAGGTACTTCCCAGTCTTTGAAAAG GTTCTGAAAGAACATGGCCAAGACTTTCTTGTGGGCAACAAATTCAGCTGGGCAGATGTTCAGCTAATTGAAGCCATTTTAGCAGTGGAGGAGAAAATACCTGCTGTGCTGTCGGGGTTTCCTCAGTTGCAG GAGTGTGGGCTCTTCAAGGAACTGCCACTATCCATATGCTTGTTTGGCATCAAGGACAAGAGGGAATAG
- the LOC102092116 gene encoding glutathione S-transferase 3 isoform X1, protein MSGKPRLTYFNGRGRMEAIRWLLAAAGVEFEEIFLETKEQYEKLIKDGVLMFQQVPLVEIDGMKMVQTRAILSYIAGKYNLYGNDLKERALIDMYVEGITDLMQTILMFPFSPPEAKEKNLDSIKEKATNRYFPVFEKVLKEHGQDFLVGNKFSWADVQLIEAILAVEEKIPAVLSGFPQLQAFKIRMSNVPTIKKFLQPGSPRKPPPDECYVETVRKVLKI, encoded by the exons ATGTCGGGGAAGCCCAGGCTTACCTACTTTAATGGAAGGGGGCGGATGGAGGCCATCCGATGGCTGTTGGCTGCAGCCGGCGTGGAG tttgaagaaatttttttggaaacaaaagagCAGTACGAAAAGCTAATCAAAG ATGGAGTCCTGATGTTTCAGCAAGTGCCCCTGGTTGAGATTGATGGGATGAAGATGGTGCAGACCAGAGCCATCCTCAGCTACATAGCAGGGAAATACAACCTCTATGGGAACGACTTGAAGGAGAGAGCCCT TATTGACATGTATGTAGAAGGAATAACAGATCTGATGCAAACGATTTTgatgtttcctttctctccacctgaggcaaaggagaaaaatcttgACTCAATTAAGGAGAAGGCAACTAACAGGTACTTCCCAGTCTTTGAAAAG GTTCTGAAAGAACATGGCCAAGACTTTCTTGTGGGCAACAAATTCAGCTGGGCAGATGTTCAGCTAATTGAAGCCATTTTAGCAGTGGAGGAGAAAATACCTGCTGTGCTGTCGGGGTTTCCTCAGTTGCAG gcttttaaaataagaatgagCAATGTGCCTACAATTAAGAAGTTTCTGCAGCCTGGCAGCCCAAGGAAACCCCCACCGGATGAATGTTATGTAGAAACTGTGCGGAAGGTTTTGAAGATATGA